From Quercus lobata isolate SW786 chromosome 1, ValleyOak3.0 Primary Assembly, whole genome shotgun sequence, one genomic window encodes:
- the LOC115950369 gene encoding uncharacterized protein LOC115950369 → MPFGLKNAESTYQRMMTRMFEQQMGKSVEVYIDDMVVKSKLVADHIRDLGDVFQILRKYKLRLNASKCSFRVGSGKFLGYMVTHRGIEVNPDQIRAIHSLQPSWNPKEVQKLIGMIAVLNRFISHSADRCRPFFLLLHKWKGFEWTEECALAFQQLKEYLARPPIMSNPDADEVLFTYIAVASHAEAEARYLPLEKAILAIIQATRKLPHYFQAHTVVVLTQLPLRFVLRNVDYTDRIAKWGTILGAFDIRYMSRTAVKDQVLADLVAEFAEPTLEGKEVSGLLSADEKLISTVSQHEHNWWKAHIDGATNERGSGVGLVLVSPEGITIEKSLRLGFSATNNEAEYEALLEGMPMIQKMGGKFVNMFSDSRLIVGQVNEDLEAKDERMQEYLVRVKHLQTHFYHFRLTHVPRSGNTHADSFATLATSSAQPLPRVILVEDLFCPTTEKANGIREHNVRVGLSWMDPLVLFLKHDTLPDDKVEADKIRRKASRFWLSEDSKLYRRSFSGPYLLCVHLEATELILEELHEGICGSHTGGRSLSHKAIMLGYWWPIMHKEALEYVKKCDQCQRFAPNIHQPGGELNPLSSPWPFAQWGLDILGPFPKAAGNKKFLPVGTDYFTKWVEVEALVNIRDVDVKKFVWKNIITRFGTPHTLISNNGLQFDSKAFKRYCNELGIINRYSTPAYPQGNGQAEAINKTIVNGLKKRLDDAKGRWVKELAHVLWTYRTIPRRSTGETPFSMTYGAEAVIPLEINFPTQRTTAFCPIANNQLLEKS, encoded by the exons atgcccttcggcttgaAGAATGCCGAGTcgacctatcaaaggatgatgaccaggatgtttgaacagCAGATGGGTAAGAGCGTTGAAgtgtatatagatgacatggtggtaaaaagcaaattGGTGGCCGACCACATCAGAGACCTCGGCGACGTCTTTCAAATTCTGAGAAAGTACAAGCTGCGACTGAACgcatccaaatgttcatttaGGGTAGGatcaggaaaattcttgggtTATATGGTGACCCACAGAGGCATAGAAGTTAACCCTGACCAAATAAGAGCCATTCATAGCCTGCAGCCTTCttggaatcccaaagaggtccagaaaCTCATCGGCATGATAGCTGTtttaaaccgtttcatctcACACTCAGCAGACAGATGCAGGCCATTCTTCCTCCTATTACACAAGTGGAAGGGTTTCGAGTGGACTGAGGAGTGTGCTTTAGCTTTCCAACAGCTCAAGGAATACCTCGCCCGACCACCAATTATGTCCAATCCTGATGCCGACGAGGTGTTGTTCACCTACATCGCGGTAGCCTCTCATGCA GAGGCAGAGGCCCGTTATCTCCCCCTCGAAAAGGCTATCTTGGCCATCATACAAGCCACACGAAAGCTTCCCCACTACTTTCAAGCACATACTGTAGTTGTGCTGACTCAACTTCCGTTGAGGTTCGTCCTCCGCAACGTCGACTACACAGACAGAATTGCAAAATGGGGAACAATTTTGGGCGCTTTTGACATTAGATACATGTCTCGCACCGCTGTAAAAGACCAAGTCCTCGCCGATCTAGTAGCAGAATTTGCGGAGCCCACATTAGAAGGAAAGGAAGTGTCGGGATTACTAAGTGCTGATGAGAAACTGATCAGCACAGTCTCTCAGCATGAACACAATTGGTGGAAAGCACACATCGACGGTGCAACAAACGAAAGGGGCTCAGGGGTAGGACTCGTTTTAGTCTCACCCGAAGGGATAACCATAGAAAAGTCGTTGAGGCTCGGATTCTCAGCCACtaataacgaagccgagtatgaggcgcTATTGGAGGGAATGCCAATGAtccagaaaatgggtggaaaattCGTGAACATGTTCTCGGATTCGAGACTCATTGTGGGACAAGTAAATGAAGACTTGGAGGCaaaggatgaaagaatgcaagagtatctggtcCGGGTTAAGCACTTGCAGACCCATTTCTATCACTTTCGTTTGACGCATGTACCCAGGAGTGGGAACACTCATGCTGATTCTTTCGCGACGCTggccacctcctcggctcagCCCCTTCCTCGGGTTATTTTAGTGGAAGATCTCTTCTGTCCAACAACGGAGAAGGCCAATGGAATTCGGGAACACAACGTCAGGGTAGGACTGAGCTGGATGGATCCTTTAGTGCTGTTCTTAAAGCACGACACCTTGCCAGACGATAAGGTTGAGGCCGACAAAATCAGGAGAAAAGCTTCTCGATTCTGGTTGTCCGAGGACTCCAAACTTTACAGACGCTCGTTCTCAGGGCCATACCTGCTGTGTGTGCACCTAGAGGCTACTGAACTCATCCTagaggagttacatgaagggatttgcgGAAGTCATACGGGAGGTAGGTCCTTGTCCCATAAGGCCATAATGCTGGGTTACTGGTGGCCGATCATGCATAAAGAGGCTctggaatatgtgaagaagtgcgaccaatgccaaAGGTTCGCCCCGAACATACACCAGCCAGGCGGAGAACTTAACCCGCtctccagcccttggccattcgcacaatggggcctagaCATACTAGGACCATTCCCCAAAGCGGCAGGGAACAAGAAATTTCTTCCCGTCGGCaccgattacttcacaaagtgggtagAAGTTGAGGCACTGGTAAACATTAGAGACGTCGATGTCaagaagtttgtttggaaaaatatcatCACTAGGTTCGGGACCCCACACACCCTGATCTCGAACAACGGGCTCCAGTTTGACAGCAAAGCCTTCAAAAGATATTGCAATGAGCTGGGAATTATCAACCGATACTCCACACCGGCTTACCCGCAGGGGAATGGACAGGCGGAAGCCATCAATAAAACCATAGTGAATGGGCTGAAAAAGAGGTtagacgacgcgaaaggaagatgggttaAAGAATTAGCCCATGTCTTGTGGACATACCGCACCATACCTCGCAGGTCCACGGGAGAAACTCCCTTCTCAATGACCTACGGAGCCGAAGCTGTCATTCCACTGGAGATAAACTTCCCAACACAGAGGACCACTGCCTTCTGCCCCATTGCTAATAACCAACTTCTGGAAAAAAGCTAG
- the LOC115950361 gene encoding uncharacterized protein LOC115950361 gives MVSQRGIEANPEKVRAIIDMDSPKTVKDVQKLTGRIATLNRFVSRATDKCLPFFKTLKQAFAWTDECKAAFQELKQYLSSPPLLSPSKEGENLYLYLAVSVSAVSAALIREEGKKKLPVYYVSQAFQGAESRYPRIEKIAFTLIVASRKLRQYFQSNPIFVMTDQPIKKSMSKLEAAGRMVQWAIELSQFDIEYHPRTAIKAQALADFIAEFTFPDEDRITDGADKLVIQTDGSSAQKKGGVGAIITTPDREVLKYGVQLKFPATNNEAEYERILTGLRLGKALGAKNLLIQSDSKLVIGQIKGEYEAKEERMQKYLKLARQLAQEFDTVEFIQISRSQNMGADEVSKLASSKEEGTSTDLAMEVQKHPSIEEVVTFTIQSTDTWMTPIMSFLQDGHLPQNTEEARKIKKRAAIVTILNDVLYKRDFSMPYLKCVDEEEAKYILEEVHGGICGDHAGSRSLVNKVVRAGYFWPTMQVDAAEIVRRCDKCQRYGNVQWLPAEKMTTIASPWPFA, from the coding sequence atggtgtcccaaagaggaatagaagcaaatccaGAGAAAGTACGAGCTATCATTGACATGGACTCACCCAAAACCGTTAAGGATGTTCAAAAACTCACAGGAAGAATAGCAACtttaaacaggttcgtctctagggccacagacaaatgcctgcccTTCTTTAAGACATTGAAGCAGGCTTTTGCTTGGACCGACGAGTGCAAAGCAGCGTTCCAAGAGCTAAAGCAATACCTGAGCAGTCCGCCTCTCCTAAGCCCgtccaaagaaggagaaaaccTATACCTGTACCTGGCGGTGTCAGTCTCGGCAGTAAGTGCAGCTTTGATTAGGGAAGAGGGCAAGAAGAAACTTCCGGTTTACTACGTTAGCCAAGCTTTCCAAGGGGCTGAGTCCAGATACCCAAGGATCGAAAAGATTGCGTTTACACTAATAGTGGCCTCGCGCAAGCTCAGGCAATATTTCCAGTCAAATCCCATTTTTGTAATGACGGACCAACCAATCAAGAAGTCAATGAGCAAGCTAGAAGCAGCAGGGAGAATGGTCCAGTGGGCAATCGAACTTAGTCAATTTGACATCGAGTACCATCCAAGAACAGCGATCAAGGCACAAGCTCTGGCGGACTTTATCGCCGAATTCACGTTCCCTGACGAAGACAGGATTACCGACGGAGCAGATAAACTAGTAATACAGACTGATGGTTCGTCTGCCCAAAAGAAGGGGGGAGTAGGGGCCATCATAACCACCCCCGACAGAGAAGTGCTGAAATATGGGGTCCAACTAAAATTTCCAGCCACCAACAACGAAGCTGAATACGAAAGAATACTGACGGGACTGAGGCTTGGTAAAGCCCTTGGTGCCAAAAATTTGTTGATCCAAAGTGATTCAAAACTAGTGATTGGACAGATCAAGGGAGAATACGAggcaaaagaagaaaggatgcagaagTACCTCAAGTTGGCAAGACAGCTAGCTCAGGAATTTGATACAGTGGAGTTCATACAAATCTCAAGAAGTCAGAATATGGGGGCTGACGAAGTGTCAAAGCTAGCGTCATCAAAAGAAGAAGGGACTAGCACGGACCTGGCAATGGAAGTCCAAAAACACCCTAGTATCGAGGAAGTTGTAACCTTCACCATCCAGAGCACTGATACCTGGATGACGCCCATAATGTCCTTCCTCCAGGACGGGCATCTACCTCAAAACACTGAAGAAGCCAGAAAGATCAAGAAGAGGGCAGCCATAGTCACGATCCTGAATGACGTCTTGTACAAGAGAGACTTCTCTATGCCCTACTTGAAGTGCGTCGACGAGGAAGAGGCCAAATATATCTTGGAGGAAGTACACGGAGGAATATGTGGCGACCATGCCGGCTCCAGATCACTAGTAAACAAAGTGGTAAGGGCaggatatttttggccaaccatgcaggtgGACGCTGCTGAGATCGTTAGGAGGTGCGACAAATGCCAACGATACGGGAATGTGCAGTGGCTTCCAGCAGAGAAAATGACGACCATAGCTTCCCCATGGCCATTTGCATAA
- the LOC115950378 gene encoding uncharacterized protein LOC115950378, with amino-acid sequence MREGETLKAYFDRYWEMYNEIEGNYDDVAISIFKRGLPTKHGLRKSLTGKPVTSVRQLMDKIDKYKRVEEDQQMGTGKAKVVPQERRDFRSDRIINNNRPRRDYPEQSGSTGATAVHAVFREPLHKILEMVKGEPNLRNHLDRLVREGKLRHLLHRPEGWKEQSNIETRQSTLRPPLGTINVIFATPGRTGSSPSKVMSVGRLQTGLDDRESKRARVTTSPLIGFLDEDKQGTLQPHDDALVVTLRIGGYDVKRVLVNQGSAVEVMYPDLYKGLNLKPEDLSAYDSPLVNFEGKIVIPKGMIRLPVQTYLDVVEVDFIVVDAYSPYTAIVARPWFHALGAVSSTLHQKVKYPSGGGPAMEVSCEDLEKVLVGSDPKRFFQVGSELPPHEKSTLIDFLRQNVDVFAWDPYEASGVDSDFI; translated from the exons ATGCGGGAAGGGGAGACACTGAAGGCCTACTTTGAcagatactgggaaatgtataatgagatagaaGGAAATTACGATGACGTCGCCATTAGTATATTCAAGAGGGGCCTGCCGACAAAGCATGGCTTGAGAAAATCCCTTACTGGGAAACCagtcaccagtgtgcgccaacttATGGACAAAATTGAtaagtacaaaagggtcgaggaAGACCAGCAGATGGGGACGGGCAAAGCTAAAgttgtccctcaggagaggagagacttcaggtcggaccgcATTATCAACAATAATAGGCCGAGAAGAGATTACCCGGAACAGTCCGGTTCCACGGGGGCAACGGCCGTCCATGCGGTATTCCGAGAGCCATTACACAAGATCCTAGAAATGGTGAAGGGCGAACC GAATCTAAGAAACCATTTGGACCGACtcgtccgagaagggaagttgaggCATCTGTTGCATCGCCCTGAAGGATGGAAGGAACAGTCAAACATTGAAACCAGACAAAGTACATTGAGGCCACCCCTGGGCACTATAAATGTCATTTTCGCCACACCTGGAAGGACCGGTTCTAGCCCCTCCAAAGTAATGTCAGTGGGCAGACTCCAGACCGGGCTGGACGATAGGGAGTCTAAAAGAGCCAGAGTAACTACCTCGCCTTTAATTGGGTTCTTGGATGAGGACAAACAAGGAACCCTccaaccccacgatgatgctCTAGTTGTCACGCTCAGAATTGGAGGTTATGACGTGAAAAGAGTGTTGGTTAACCAAGGCAGCGCCGTGGAAGTAATGTATCCTGACTTGTATAAAGGATTGAACTTGAAGCCAGAGGACTTGTCGGCATACGACTCCCCTTTGGTcaattttgaaggaaaaatcgTCATCCCCAAAGGCATGATTAGGCTGCCTGTACAAACATATTTAGACGTGGTGGAGGTAGACTTCATTGTAGTCGATGCGTATTCCCCCTACACGGCCATCGTGGCCCGACCATGGTTTCATGCACTAGGGGCTGTGTCATCAACTTTacaccaaaaagtgaagtatccATCAGGAGG AGGACCAGCCATGGAGGTGAGCTGTGAGGATCTGGAGAAGGTACTCGTCGGATCAGACCCTAAGAGGTTTTTTCAGGTTGGCTCAGAATTGCCACCCCATGAGAAGTCaacactaattgattttctcCGACAGAATGTGGACGTATTTGCCTGGGATCCCTATGAGGCTTCTGGGGTTGACTCAGATTTCATTTGA